A genomic region of Methanocorpusculum vombati contains the following coding sequences:
- the glp gene encoding gephyrin-like molybdotransferase Glp, whose translation MKFLQLVSSAEAEKILLDLAKPLPEELVPLAESSGRVLARRILSPENIPGFHRSVKDGYAVRSVDTLGAAEQKPKLLRLTGRILMGQNASGTLEEKTTKYIPTGGVMPEGADAVVMQESTELAGDMVLIKGPVNPGADVLRADEDFAKGEVVLEAGTKLTAQAAGVLAAFGVDPVPVVRRARVGVISTGNELVAPSEERGPGQVRDANSTLLVSFLYTAGAVPVFYGIVPDEAETLLPVLKAAAAECDLVIVSGGSSKDERDVTAGVIAELGRVHVHGISIAPGKPTIIGSIGTTPVIGLPGHPAATYMITTVFAGPLLRKMSGEIFSPRVVSAPLSMSFPSEKGREDLVRVRILPDGRAEPILGKSGLLNTLVRSDGYIRVPAGLDGCEAGEVAEVYLWQ comes from the coding sequence ATGAAATTTTTACAACTGGTGTCTTCTGCGGAGGCGGAGAAGATCCTGCTGGATCTGGCAAAACCTCTGCCGGAGGAACTGGTGCCGCTTGCGGAATCGTCCGGCAGGGTTTTGGCGCGCAGAATTTTGTCTCCAGAAAATATTCCGGGGTTTCATCGTTCGGTGAAGGACGGGTATGCGGTCCGGTCCGTGGATACGCTGGGCGCTGCGGAGCAGAAGCCGAAGCTGCTGCGGCTGACGGGCAGAATTTTGATGGGGCAGAATGCATCGGGAACTCTTGAGGAGAAGACAACGAAGTACATTCCGACCGGCGGGGTAATGCCGGAGGGAGCGGATGCGGTGGTGATGCAGGAGAGTACGGAGCTTGCAGGAGACATGGTTCTGATCAAGGGGCCGGTGAATCCGGGAGCGGATGTGCTGCGTGCCGATGAGGATTTTGCCAAGGGGGAGGTGGTGCTGGAGGCAGGGACAAAACTCACTGCACAGGCTGCCGGTGTGCTTGCGGCGTTCGGTGTTGATCCGGTGCCGGTGGTGCGGCGGGCACGCGTCGGAGTTATTTCAACCGGGAATGAACTGGTTGCTCCGTCAGAGGAACGGGGGCCGGGGCAGGTCCGGGATGCAAACAGTACGCTTCTTGTGTCGTTTCTGTATACGGCAGGGGCTGTTCCGGTTTTTTACGGGATTGTCCCGGATGAGGCAGAGACTCTGCTGCCGGTGCTCAAGGCTGCGGCTGCGGAGTGTGATCTGGTGATTGTTTCGGGCGGGAGTTCCAAGGATGAGCGTGATGTTACCGCAGGCGTCATCGCCGAGCTGGGCAGAGTCCACGTGCACGGAATTTCGATTGCGCCGGGTAAGCCGACGATCATCGGTTCGATCGGGACAACACCGGTGATTGGTCTTCCCGGTCATCCTGCGGCTACGTATATGATCACGACGGTGTTTGCCGGACCGCTGCTCCGGAAGATGTCAGGCGAGATTTTTTCGCCGCGGGTTGTTTCCGCGCCGCTTTCGATGAGTTTTCCGTCGGAGAAGGGGCGGGAGGATCTGGTGCGTGTCCGGATTCTTCCGGACGGGCGGGCCGAGCCGATTCTCGGGAAGTCAGGTCTTTTGAATACGCTTGTACGAAGCGACGGGTATATCCGTGTTCCGGCCGGTCTTGACGGCTGCGAGGCAGGAGAGGTCGCGGAGGTATATTTATGGCAATGA
- the modA gene encoding molybdate ABC transporter substrate-binding protein: MKRVSGLILLTLAVLAAVICAAGCIGAPAVEENKTLLIYAGAGLKGPMAEIGTVFGEKNGVTVDLTYGGSGVLISQMETSHLGDAFIPGGQPDYQNAVKKGLVSNDSQRVAYHVPIIAVQKGNPLGIQSITDLAKPGVRVALGDVNATAIGKAGVKIFDKYGVAAEIEKNVVLRGATINEVVTAMSTGNADAALLTMDNAKGDRFDLIEIPVTDNSILIAPIGVTTFTTQPDLAQKFADFVASAEGKAIFEKYGFPAYPNEKYTN; the protein is encoded by the coding sequence ATGAAACGTGTATCCGGACTGATACTCCTGACTCTGGCAGTACTCGCAGCCGTTATCTGCGCTGCCGGCTGTATCGGCGCTCCCGCTGTGGAGGAAAACAAAACACTCCTGATCTATGCAGGAGCAGGACTCAAAGGCCCTATGGCCGAGATCGGCACCGTCTTCGGCGAAAAGAACGGTGTCACCGTTGACCTGACCTACGGCGGCTCCGGTGTTCTCATCTCCCAGATGGAAACCTCGCATCTTGGCGACGCCTTCATCCCCGGCGGTCAGCCTGACTACCAGAACGCCGTAAAGAAAGGCCTGGTCTCCAACGACTCACAACGTGTTGCCTACCACGTCCCTATCATCGCCGTACAGAAAGGCAACCCCCTCGGCATTCAGAGCATTACTGACCTCGCAAAGCCGGGAGTCCGGGTTGCCCTGGGCGACGTCAACGCAACCGCGATTGGCAAAGCCGGTGTGAAAATCTTTGACAAGTACGGCGTTGCCGCAGAAATCGAAAAAAACGTCGTGCTCCGCGGTGCCACCATCAATGAAGTAGTAACCGCAATGTCCACCGGAAACGCAGACGCCGCACTCCTCACCATGGACAACGCAAAAGGTGACCGGTTCGACTTAATCGAAATTCCGGTAACCGACAACTCCATCCTGATTGCACCAATCGGCGTTACCACGTTTACCACACAGCCCGACCTTGCCCAGAAGTTCGCGGACTTTGTTGCCTCCGCCGAAGGAAAAGCAATCTTTGAGAAGTACGGTTTCCCTGCATACCCGAACGAGAAGTACACAAACTGA
- the tsaA gene encoding tRNA (N6-threonylcarbamoyladenosine(37)-N6)-methyltransferase TrmO: protein MEDSFTINAIGHLRTPYTDMMQTPVQSLCSAAQGTVEVKPEYACGLDQIETFSHLMLFVRLDRAPAELLAEKPMVDGGASHGIFATRHMSRPNKIGFSVVRLLARKGNLLLIEGVDLLDNTPVLDIKPYIPAFDAVPDASSGWLTETHLANIAEKSKNLS, encoded by the coding sequence ATGGAAGACAGTTTCACGATCAACGCAATCGGTCATCTCAGGACTCCCTATACCGACATGATGCAGACACCGGTACAGAGCCTCTGCTCCGCCGCTCAGGGTACCGTTGAAGTAAAACCCGAGTATGCCTGCGGTCTCGATCAGATTGAGACCTTCTCGCATCTGATGCTCTTCGTCAGACTTGACCGTGCCCCCGCAGAACTGCTCGCGGAAAAGCCGATGGTGGACGGCGGTGCATCGCATGGTATTTTTGCAACCCGTCACATGTCAAGGCCGAACAAAATCGGATTCTCCGTGGTGCGGCTCTTGGCACGCAAAGGCAATCTGCTGCTGATTGAAGGCGTTGACCTTCTGGACAACACGCCGGTACTTGACATCAAACCCTACATCCCGGCGTTTGATGCAGTGCCCGACGCTTCGTCCGGCTGGCTGACCGAGACGCATCTGGCAAACATCGCCGAGAAGAGCAAAAACCTCTCGTAA
- a CDS encoding ABC transporter permease produces MRKTPSFFQVLCLALTTAAVILLLVVFGGLVIFPTPEALFAALTSDEIWFAVQLSLITAVISTLCCVVAAVPVAYVMTRKPFAGKRWVNILLNLPLSLPPLVAGVALLIFLSPVTSPVGQLLSGFGIFIVYTPVAIVIAQFFVNLPYMIRIARSAFAMISPRYEHVARTLGCSEWRAFSQVTLPMAKSGLAAGVVITWSKAMGEFGAVLMLAGAIAMKTETLPIALFLNMSTGDLDMAIAASLILLVISGVTLLIVEYAGDGRGAVYA; encoded by the coding sequence ATGCGGAAAACTCCCTCCTTTTTTCAGGTACTCTGTCTTGCCCTGACTACCGCTGCGGTCATACTCCTCCTTGTCGTCTTCGGCGGTCTGGTGATCTTTCCGACACCCGAAGCCCTTTTCGCCGCACTGACCTCAGATGAGATCTGGTTTGCAGTACAGCTGTCACTCATAACGGCGGTCATCTCCACGCTGTGCTGCGTGGTCGCCGCCGTTCCGGTTGCGTATGTGATGACGCGCAAACCCTTTGCCGGAAAACGGTGGGTCAACATTCTTCTGAATCTTCCGTTGTCGCTTCCGCCGCTGGTGGCAGGTGTTGCCCTGCTCATCTTTCTTTCGCCGGTCACCTCGCCTGTCGGACAGCTTCTGTCCGGGTTCGGCATTTTCATTGTGTACACACCGGTCGCGATTGTGATCGCCCAGTTCTTTGTAAATCTCCCCTACATGATCCGGATTGCCCGGTCTGCGTTTGCCATGATCAGCCCCCGGTATGAACATGTGGCGCGGACCCTCGGCTGTTCTGAGTGGCGGGCGTTTTCGCAGGTGACCCTGCCGATGGCCAAGAGTGGTCTTGCGGCAGGCGTTGTTATCACCTGGTCAAAGGCGATGGGGGAGTTTGGTGCGGTGCTGATGCTTGCGGGAGCGATTGCGATGAAGACCGAGACACTGCCGATTGCCCTGTTCCTGAATATGTCCACCGGTGATCTGGATATGGCGATTGCCGCATCGCTGATCCTTCTGGTGATCTCGGGAGTGACGCTTCTGATCGTGGAGTATGCCGGTGACGGCCGGGGTGCGGTCTATGCTTGA
- a CDS encoding ATP-binding cassette domain-containing protein has translation MLEISSLSLTLGGFRFTDLSVSVADGEYCIILGPTGAGKTILLETIAGIHRPDTGRIVLDGTDITDAPPERRGIGMVYQDYMLFPHMTVRENIGFGLRQRGVPKEERDTAAGSIAETLGIAHLLDRYPATLSGGEQQRTAIARALVLRPRVLLLDEPLSALDTVTRDRLRREIKEIHARTGITILHITHHFEDIYALADRVVVMKDGAVAQEGTPETILRKPASDFIANFTGMENLFSGTAVSGGPGTAEITVGAVKLFAATDLSGPVRVGIRPEDLILSAAPLDSSARNSLPGVVAGVAENGIYSKILVECGGGMVLTAALTRQSVERLKLCCGAEVWVTFKATAVHVFR, from the coding sequence ATGCTTGAAATATCCTCCCTTTCCCTGACGCTTGGCGGGTTCCGGTTCACCGATCTCAGTGTCTCGGTTGCAGACGGGGAGTACTGTATTATTCTCGGACCTACGGGTGCGGGAAAGACCATTCTTCTGGAAACGATTGCCGGGATTCATCGTCCCGATACAGGGCGGATCGTTCTGGACGGTACCGACATCACCGATGCCCCGCCGGAACGGCGGGGTATCGGCATGGTCTATCAGGATTACATGCTCTTTCCCCACATGACAGTCCGGGAGAACATCGGGTTCGGTCTCCGGCAGCGCGGTGTACCCAAAGAGGAACGGGATACCGCTGCCGGATCGATTGCAGAAACGCTCGGTATTGCCCATCTGCTGGACCGCTATCCGGCAACACTTTCCGGCGGCGAACAGCAGCGGACGGCAATTGCGCGGGCACTGGTGCTCCGTCCCCGCGTGCTTCTGCTGGACGAACCGTTGTCGGCACTGGATACCGTGACGCGGGACCGGCTGCGGCGGGAGATCAAGGAGATCCATGCACGAACCGGCATCACAATTCTGCACATCACCCATCACTTCGAGGACATCTATGCACTTGCCGACCGCGTGGTGGTGATGAAGGACGGAGCGGTTGCGCAGGAGGGAACGCCGGAGACCATTCTCCGCAAACCCGCCTCGGACTTTATTGCAAACTTTACCGGAATGGAGAATCTCTTTTCCGGAACAGCAGTCTCCGGCGGGCCCGGGACTGCGGAAATTACGGTCGGGGCGGTAAAACTCTTCGCCGCAACGGATCTTTCCGGGCCGGTGCGGGTCGGTATCCGGCCTGAGGATCTGATCCTCTCGGCCGCACCGCTGGACTCCTCGGCCCGGAACTCGCTGCCCGGCGTTGTTGCCGGAGTTGCGGAGAACGGCATCTACTCAAAGATCCTGGTGGAATGCGGGGGCGGAATGGTACTGACTGCGGCACTGACGCGGCAGAGTGTGGAACGGCTGAAACTCTGCTGCGGTGCAGAGGTCTGGGTAACGTTCAAAGCGACAGCAGTACATGTGTTCCGGTAA
- a CDS encoding TOBE domain-containing protein, which produces MKISARNQLKGKIVKLTEGAVNTEVVLEIAGGQQITSIITKTSAQNLGLAVGKEAYAIVKASEVMIGTD; this is translated from the coding sequence ATGAAGATTAGCGCAAGAAACCAGCTGAAAGGAAAGATTGTAAAGCTCACAGAAGGCGCAGTCAACACCGAAGTTGTCCTTGAGATCGCAGGCGGACAGCAGATCACCTCCATCATCACCAAAACCTCCGCACAGAACCTCGGCCTTGCAGTCGGCAAAGAAGCCTATGCAATCGTCAAGGCAAGCGAAGTCATGATCGGCACTGACTAA
- the tsaA gene encoding tRNA (N6-threonylcarbamoyladenosine(37)-N6)-methyltransferase TrmO, whose translation MEPVTYQPVGIIHSPHTSLAGMPIQPPAAKSFIGTLEVQPELADGLTGIEGFTRLILIYQLHKSEGFSLTATPFLDTTTHGVFATRVPRRPNQIGLSVVKLLGRKGNVLEIGEVDILDGTPVLDIKPYVPPFDAYPQERYGWFEGKLDDIEAARSDDRFTKN comes from the coding sequence ATGGAACCTGTAACCTATCAGCCGGTCGGCATCATCCACTCTCCGCATACGAGCCTTGCCGGAATGCCCATTCAGCCGCCTGCCGCAAAATCCTTTATCGGAACACTTGAGGTCCAGCCGGAGCTTGCCGACGGCCTGACCGGCATTGAAGGGTTTACCCGCCTCATCCTGATTTATCAGCTGCACAAAAGCGAAGGATTCTCCCTGACCGCAACACCGTTCCTGGATACCACAACGCACGGAGTATTTGCAACCCGTGTACCCCGCCGCCCGAACCAGATAGGACTCTCTGTCGTAAAACTGCTGGGACGAAAGGGCAATGTGCTGGAGATCGGGGAAGTGGATATCCTCGACGGAACACCCGTGCTTGACATCAAACCCTATGTGCCGCCGTTTGATGCGTACCCGCAGGAACGGTACGGCTGGTTTGAAGGGAAGCTGGATGACATCGAAGCGGCACGTTCGGATGATCGTTTCACAAAAAATTAA
- a CDS encoding YkgJ family cysteine cluster protein, whose amino-acid sequence MSVSPDAELAALRTELAALQAYPKEKLEEIIAEVGFSCTCCGRCCTRAFNGHVFLLSADAARLREFDPEMLMPAPDFPYSDSFGNFYVSGFALRTKQNGDCVFLSEERKCTIYADRFSICRIYPYMLHREPDSRGHVDWRQISGLDEHGEYDTVIPPEEIAQTAEDVIAYETAYLEQEIAFHEALIEKFSREKIRFVRRDHDRRTREFLKGDVPAVVYVWDGDTFSREQAVPAGYRQ is encoded by the coding sequence ATGTCCGTTAGTCCCGATGCCGAACTTGCCGCACTCCGCACCGAACTTGCCGCCCTTCAGGCGTATCCCAAAGAAAAACTGGAGGAGATCATTGCCGAGGTGGGATTTTCCTGTACCTGCTGCGGGCGCTGCTGCACCCGTGCGTTCAACGGCCATGTGTTTCTGCTGTCCGCAGATGCGGCACGGCTGCGGGAGTTTGACCCGGAGATGCTGATGCCCGCACCGGACTTTCCCTACTCCGACTCTTTTGGCAACTTCTATGTATCAGGCTTTGCCCTGCGGACGAAACAAAACGGGGACTGCGTGTTCCTCTCGGAAGAGAGGAAGTGTACGATCTATGCAGACCGGTTTTCCATCTGCCGGATCTATCCCTACATGCTTCACCGCGAACCCGACAGCCGCGGCCATGTGGACTGGCGGCAGATCAGCGGCTTAGACGAACACGGAGAGTATGACACGGTCATCCCTCCGGAAGAAATTGCCCAGACCGCAGAAGACGTCATTGCCTACGAGACCGCCTACCTCGAACAGGAGATCGCGTTTCACGAAGCGCTGATAGAAAAGTTTTCGCGGGAAAAAATCCGGTTCGTACGACGCGACCATGACCGGCGTACCCGCGAGTTTTTGAAGGGAGATGTCCCCGCGGTTGTGTATGTCTGGGACGGAGATACATTTTCCCGCGAACAGGCGGTTCCGGCCGGGTACCGGCAGTGA
- the mfnA gene encoding tyrosine decarboxylase MfnA yields MEDKGCSREEVLSFLAGLRAEDLHHDHILSSMCTIPHPIAVAVHEMFSATNLGDPGLYPGTTKVEDLLIHSLGELMHLPDAGGYSTSGGTESNLQAIRIAKKLKPEAKKPNIVVPASAHFSFDKTCDMLGLEMRIVPYGTNYTVDTEKMAEMVDKNTIAVAAVAGTTEYGMIDDVPAVARIAEEQDCFCHVDAAFGGFVIPFLENPPLFDFAVPGVDSISLDPHKMGLATIPCGSLLLRDPEVFGCLNVDTPYLTVKKQCTLAGTRPGADVAGAYAVIKHLGREGFRALVAGCMENTRRLVAGMEACGYCRVVDPIMNVAAFTGGDAPAGWTVSHTRAGHLRFVIMPHVTRDVIECFLADVAAMQA; encoded by the coding sequence ATGGAGGATAAAGGGTGCAGCAGGGAGGAGGTTCTCTCCTTCCTCGCCGGTTTACGGGCTGAGGATTTGCATCATGATCATATCCTCAGTTCCATGTGTACAATTCCGCATCCGATTGCGGTTGCGGTGCACGAGATGTTTAGCGCAACAAATCTGGGCGATCCGGGTCTGTATCCGGGGACGACGAAGGTTGAGGATCTGCTGATTCATTCCCTCGGGGAACTGATGCATCTGCCGGATGCGGGAGGCTACTCAACATCGGGCGGTACGGAGTCGAATCTTCAGGCGATCCGGATTGCAAAGAAACTGAAACCGGAGGCGAAGAAACCGAATATTGTAGTTCCTGCGTCCGCACACTTTTCGTTTGACAAGACGTGTGATATGCTGGGGCTTGAGATGCGGATTGTGCCCTACGGTACGAACTATACGGTGGATACGGAGAAGATGGCGGAGATGGTGGACAAAAACACCATCGCGGTTGCTGCGGTTGCGGGAACGACGGAGTACGGGATGATCGATGATGTTCCCGCGGTTGCCCGGATTGCCGAAGAACAGGACTGTTTCTGTCACGTGGATGCGGCGTTCGGTGGGTTTGTGATTCCGTTCCTGGAAAATCCTCCGCTGTTTGATTTTGCGGTGCCGGGTGTTGATTCAATCTCACTGGATCCCCATAAGATGGGGCTTGCAACGATTCCCTGCGGGTCGCTGCTGCTTCGGGATCCGGAGGTGTTCGGCTGCCTGAATGTGGACACGCCGTATCTGACGGTGAAGAAGCAGTGCACGCTGGCCGGAACACGGCCGGGGGCGGACGTTGCGGGAGCGTATGCGGTGATAAAACATCTGGGCCGCGAGGGATTCCGTGCACTTGTTGCGGGATGTATGGAGAATACCCGCAGGCTGGTTGCCGGGATGGAGGCATGCGGCTATTGCCGGGTGGTGGATCCGATCATGAATGTGGCGGCGTTTACCGGTGGGGATGCGCCTGCGGGCTGGACGGTGTCACACACGCGTGCAGGTCATCTGCGGTTTGTGATTATGCCGCACGTGACGCGTGATGTGATCGAGTGCTTCCTTGCCGATGTTGCGGCAATGCAGGCATAA
- the ppsA gene encoding phosphoenolpyruvate synthase, with product MDKSPNILWLNEIRKDDIPSVGGKGASLGEMTSIGLPVPQGFVVTAQAFRRFLQLTKLEDSIFDILEKLDVDDNDALNATADKVKAMVSSAAMPEAIKKEIIASYQKMGSDTVVAVRSSATAEDLPDASFAGQQDTYLNILGEADLLQSVQDCWASLYGGRAIYYRAKQGFDDRTVNIAVVVQQLVFSEKAGVMFSSHPISGAATVIIEGSWGLGEAIVSGTVSPDNYVYDRKNKRITTKTVANKSVEIIPDGNKGTKTVAVPENRQNVQVLSDVEVAKLAEFAVISEEHYKVPQDMEWGMVGNTIYILQSRPITTIQKNSVASASGKSAESAADSEIILQGYGASPGVASGPVVIVTDAKDTSRVKEGDIMVSPMTNPDMVPAMRKVVGIITDEGGMTCHAAIVSRELGTPAVVGTKKATSLLKEGQIVTIDGEKGLIYDGKLETAAPAAAAAAAVPVAAAAPIITATSVKVNVSMPEAAARAAATGADGVGLLRIEHLIIGMNKTPSWYIKNGKEEEFITELYNGIRTVLDAFRGKPVWVRTIDSPTDEFLNMAGGEDEPHEHNPMLGFRGLRRDLRQMAQFKMQAECFKRLWEAGYDNLGIMFPLVQHPREFLAAKEAFRSWGIDVDKRVLGIMVEIPASAIIIDEFIKAGIKFCSFGTNDLIQYTLAVDRNNGMIGDMYEPEHPAVMRLIKHCIEQCREAGVECSICGQAGSDPMFVKWLVNQGISSVSSNIDAIPKIRETVAKTERQILLNMAFKKN from the coding sequence ATGGACAAATCACCCAATATCCTCTGGCTCAACGAAATCCGTAAAGATGATATTCCCTCCGTCGGAGGGAAAGGCGCCTCTCTTGGTGAAATGACCTCCATTGGTCTCCCTGTTCCGCAGGGTTTTGTCGTGACCGCCCAGGCTTTCCGCAGATTTTTACAGCTGACAAAACTGGAAGACTCCATCTTCGATATTCTGGAAAAACTTGACGTTGATGACAACGATGCCCTCAACGCCACCGCAGATAAAGTAAAGGCAATGGTAAGCTCGGCAGCAATGCCCGAGGCAATCAAAAAAGAAATCATCGCCTCCTACCAGAAGATGGGATCAGATACCGTCGTTGCCGTCCGGTCCAGCGCAACCGCAGAGGATCTGCCGGATGCATCCTTCGCCGGTCAGCAGGACACCTACCTGAATATCCTCGGCGAGGCCGATCTCTTACAGTCCGTGCAGGACTGCTGGGCCTCCCTCTATGGAGGACGTGCCATCTACTACCGTGCAAAACAGGGTTTTGATGACCGCACGGTCAATATTGCAGTGGTTGTCCAGCAGCTGGTGTTCTCGGAAAAAGCCGGTGTGATGTTCTCCTCCCATCCCATCTCCGGAGCGGCGACTGTCATCATCGAAGGGTCATGGGGTCTGGGCGAGGCAATCGTGTCCGGCACCGTGTCACCGGACAACTATGTCTATGACCGCAAAAACAAACGGATCACCACAAAGACCGTTGCCAACAAATCCGTCGAGATTATTCCGGACGGCAACAAAGGAACAAAGACCGTTGCCGTACCGGAAAACCGCCAGAATGTGCAGGTCCTCTCTGACGTCGAGGTTGCAAAACTCGCCGAGTTTGCCGTAATCTCCGAGGAACACTACAAAGTTCCGCAGGATATGGAATGGGGAATGGTGGGCAACACCATCTATATTCTCCAGTCCCGCCCGATCACCACGATTCAGAAAAACTCCGTTGCTTCCGCTTCCGGAAAATCCGCTGAATCTGCAGCAGACAGCGAAATTATTCTTCAGGGATACGGCGCATCGCCCGGCGTTGCCTCCGGTCCGGTCGTAATCGTCACCGATGCAAAGGACACCTCCCGCGTGAAAGAAGGCGACATCATGGTCTCGCCGATGACCAACCCGGACATGGTTCCTGCCATGCGCAAAGTTGTCGGCATCATCACCGACGAAGGCGGTATGACCTGCCATGCGGCAATTGTATCGCGTGAACTGGGAACACCCGCGGTCGTCGGAACGAAGAAGGCAACCTCCCTCCTCAAAGAGGGACAGATCGTTACCATCGACGGTGAGAAGGGTCTGATCTACGACGGAAAACTGGAGACCGCAGCACCTGCGGCAGCCGCCGCCGCAGCTGTGCCGGTCGCAGCAGCAGCTCCCATAATCACCGCAACCTCGGTGAAGGTCAACGTATCAATGCCCGAAGCAGCAGCACGTGCTGCGGCAACCGGCGCGGACGGTGTCGGTCTGCTCAGAATCGAGCACCTGATTATCGGCATGAACAAGACACCAAGCTGGTACATTAAGAACGGGAAGGAAGAGGAGTTCATCACCGAGCTGTACAACGGTATCAGGACAGTACTTGACGCATTCCGCGGCAAACCGGTCTGGGTACGCACGATCGATTCGCCGACCGATGAGTTCCTGAACATGGCCGGCGGCGAGGATGAACCGCACGAACACAACCCGATGCTCGGATTCCGGGGTCTCCGCCGCGACCTCCGCCAGATGGCGCAGTTCAAAATGCAGGCAGAGTGTTTCAAACGTCTCTGGGAAGCAGGATACGACAACCTCGGCATCATGTTCCCGCTGGTGCAGCATCCCCGCGAGTTCCTCGCAGCAAAAGAGGCGTTCCGCTCCTGGGGTATTGACGTGGACAAACGCGTCCTTGGTATCATGGTCGAGATTCCGGCATCCGCCATTATCATTGATGAGTTCATCAAGGCAGGCATCAAGTTCTGTTCCTTTGGAACAAACGATCTGATCCAGTACACGCTTGCGGTTGACCGCAACAACGGTATGATCGGCGACATGTACGAGCCGGAACACCCGGCGGTTATGCGTCTGATTAAGCACTGTATTGAGCAGTGCCGCGAGGCGGGCGTGGAGTGTTCCATCTGCGGTCAGGCAGGTTCGGACCCGATGTTTGTGAAATGGCTCGTGAACCAGGGAATCTCCAGTGTTTCTTCAAACATTGACGCAATCCCGAAGATTCGCGAGACGGTTGCAAAGACCGAACGCCAGATTCTGCTGAATATGGCATTTAAGAAAAACTAA